In Bacillus sp. FJAT-45037, the following are encoded in one genomic region:
- a CDS encoding AAA family ATPase, whose translation MQKMTNQIEGIIQNIEKVVVGKRSEIELSLVALFAGGHVLLEDVPGVGKTVMVKAIARSLGAEFKRIQFTPDLLPSDVTGVSIYNQKTQSFEFKTGPIMANVVLADEINRTSPKTQAALLESLEEGHVTVDGDTLPLPTPFFVMATQNPIEYAGTFPLPEAQLDRFLLKIQLGYPSAVDELEILKRVEYGHPVDRVEPVMSVDHVIAIQKKVAEVIVEDSLKSYIIDLVQATRSHIAVELGVSPRGGIALMKAAQAYALIRGRDYVIPDDVKHVARWTMAHRIILSPEARMSDMTVESVIGDVLEDVRIPVHRNKVTSL comes from the coding sequence ATGCAAAAAATGACAAATCAAATAGAAGGTATCATTCAAAACATAGAGAAGGTCGTTGTTGGAAAGCGAAGCGAGATCGAACTCAGTTTAGTCGCTTTGTTTGCAGGTGGACATGTTTTACTTGAGGATGTACCAGGCGTTGGAAAGACAGTCATGGTTAAAGCAATTGCTCGTTCACTTGGTGCGGAATTTAAGCGAATTCAGTTCACGCCTGACTTACTACCATCTGATGTAACAGGTGTCTCTATTTATAATCAAAAGACGCAAAGTTTTGAATTTAAGACAGGGCCAATTATGGCAAACGTCGTATTGGCTGATGAAATAAATCGCACGTCTCCAAAAACACAAGCCGCGTTGCTTGAGTCACTAGAGGAAGGACATGTCACAGTTGATGGAGATACCCTTCCGTTACCAACACCATTCTTTGTGATGGCTACACAAAATCCTATCGAATATGCAGGGACGTTCCCCTTACCAGAAGCGCAGCTTGATCGATTTCTTTTGAAAATCCAACTCGGTTATCCATCAGCAGTAGATGAGTTGGAAATATTAAAGCGTGTAGAGTATGGTCATCCTGTTGATCGAGTCGAGCCAGTTATGTCGGTTGATCACGTCATAGCTATTCAAAAGAAAGTAGCTGAGGTGATTGTTGAGGATTCTCTAAAGAGTTATATCATCGATCTCGTCCAAGCTACAAGAAGTCATATAGCTGTGGAGTTAGGAGTCAGTCCTCGTGGAGGGATTGCTCTTATGAAAGCCGCACAAGCATATGCCTTAATTAGAGGGAGAGATTATGTGATTCCAGATGACGTTAAACATGTTGCACGATGGACGATGGCTCATCGCATTATCTTGTCGCCAGAAGCTCGGATGTCTGATATGACCGTAGAATCTGTGATTGGTGATGTATTAGAAGATGTAAGGATCCCTGTGCATAGAAACAAGGTGACGTCGTTGTGA
- a CDS encoding 1,4-dihydroxy-6-naphthoate synthase, whose product MKIAFSPCPNDTFVFHAAVHGLVPNVPKLDVTYADIDKTNYWAAEGKGPEIQKISYAALPWVLDDYALIPCGGALGRGCGPLVLTVGNDQSPKALSGKRVAVPSERSTAYLLFRLWASKVVPGGIGEIVVMPFHEIMPAVRDGKIDAGLVIHEARFTYQAFDLKMLVDLGQWWEEDTQLPIPLGAIVAHRSLDTVAIEKWIRASVEYAWSNPKASEAYVMEHAQELSREVAKSHIDLYVNDFTRDLGDAGFDAVASLLGRAGAEGLVPEFDLGLLRK is encoded by the coding sequence ATGAAAATCGCATTTTCTCCTTGTCCAAATGACACATTTGTTTTTCACGCAGCGGTTCACGGATTGGTTCCGAACGTGCCTAAGCTTGATGTCACCTATGCGGACATTGACAAGACCAATTATTGGGCCGCCGAAGGTAAAGGGCCAGAGATTCAAAAAATATCTTATGCAGCATTGCCTTGGGTATTAGACGACTATGCGCTTATCCCTTGTGGAGGAGCTTTAGGTCGAGGGTGTGGACCGTTGGTGCTAACAGTTGGAAACGATCAATCTCCAAAAGCCTTATCTGGAAAAAGAGTCGCCGTACCAAGTGAGCGTTCAACCGCGTATTTATTATTTAGACTTTGGGCATCGAAAGTAGTTCCAGGTGGTATAGGTGAAATTGTCGTCATGCCATTTCATGAAATAATGCCTGCGGTTCGTGACGGGAAAATCGATGCCGGCCTAGTGATTCATGAGGCAAGATTCACGTATCAAGCATTTGATTTAAAGATGCTAGTCGATCTTGGACAGTGGTGGGAAGAAGATACACAGTTACCGATCCCACTCGGGGCCATTGTTGCGCATCGTTCTTTAGACACGGTGGCAATAGAAAAATGGATCAGAGCATCTGTTGAATATGCTTGGTCTAATCCGAAAGCATCGGAAGCGTATGTGATGGAACATGCACAAGAGCTTTCCAGAGAAGTCGCTAAATCTCATATTGATCTCTATGTTAATGATTTTACAAGGGATCTCGGTGATGCGGGATTTGATGCAGTAGCTAGTTTACTTGGACGAGCAGGCGCAGAAGGTCTTGTGCCAGAATTCGATCTAGGGTTATTACGTAAATAA
- a CDS encoding sensor histidine kinase, translating to MISTPKDLQKILLAFRWIVLFTLFILYGSTSFTLSLLIFVSINLLWALLSLFPIKIKQQHWFLLSIVDLTVSIGIIFYLGEPDNPFILYSFLSVLWVSSFFKGKSIVQFTTLFTITSAVMWLWLFYISGSFQHQHHFFLKAISVYVVYLLAIWIVREVKKSYKRWGSVGIFIRTIGNLTSINELSFKAERLIKQLFNQSPVYVCWFNNQSSEDWSVSYYKRLLIDQKYDEYKKKSLVNLQDYLGNTQNFFFFPIISKNEKRNTGAVLISLKDKGLIKGIRPIYLHIISASILNQCKHIKLQQEVENSMKENVRKKMAQDMHDGLAQQLFFLSAQLFQVKNKVNKSDDDHLKIMIDKMEQQVKQCHLEVRDYISYLRDEHQSENIIGAIEQMLNRVKKTTGINVDFHCRGHVVEEIVNIEEVIYRVIEEAVNNSLKHATPSHIDVNLEVTMVQWTIKVKDNGKGMDQKIVSTSTKESFGMIGLYERVESVGGNLFIRSQKGQGTEIVAIIPRGRIQAFV from the coding sequence ATGATTTCTACTCCTAAGGACTTACAAAAAATATTACTAGCTTTCCGGTGGATAGTACTATTTACCTTATTTATACTATATGGAAGCACAAGTTTTACTTTAAGCCTACTCATATTTGTATCTATTAACCTACTATGGGCGTTACTTTCTCTTTTTCCTATAAAGATAAAGCAACAACATTGGTTTTTACTTTCTATAGTAGATTTGACTGTGAGTATAGGAATAATATTTTATTTAGGTGAACCAGATAACCCATTTATTCTCTACTCGTTTCTTTCAGTGTTATGGGTAAGTAGCTTTTTTAAGGGGAAATCCATCGTTCAATTCACCACTCTGTTTACAATAACAAGTGCTGTTATGTGGCTATGGTTGTTTTATATTTCTGGTAGTTTTCAACATCAACACCATTTTTTTTTGAAAGCTATATCTGTTTATGTAGTTTATCTATTAGCTATCTGGATCGTACGAGAAGTTAAGAAATCATATAAGCGGTGGGGTAGTGTTGGTATATTCATTCGAACGATTGGTAATTTAACGTCGATAAATGAGTTGTCGTTTAAAGCAGAAAGATTAATAAAGCAGCTCTTTAATCAAAGCCCAGTGTATGTCTGTTGGTTTAACAATCAATCGAGTGAAGATTGGAGTGTAAGTTATTATAAAAGATTGTTAATTGATCAAAAATATGATGAGTATAAAAAAAAGTCACTCGTAAATTTACAAGACTATTTAGGGAATACTCAAAACTTTTTCTTTTTTCCTATTATTTCTAAAAACGAAAAGAGAAATACAGGTGCGGTTTTAATATCACTTAAAGATAAAGGACTCATAAAGGGAATACGTCCTATTTATTTACATATCATCTCAGCTAGTATATTGAATCAGTGCAAACATATTAAGCTTCAACAAGAAGTAGAAAATTCTATGAAAGAAAATGTTCGAAAAAAAATGGCTCAAGACATGCATGATGGACTTGCTCAACAATTATTTTTTTTATCGGCACAGCTTTTTCAAGTGAAGAATAAGGTTAATAAGAGTGATGATGATCATTTGAAGATAATGATAGATAAAATGGAACAACAAGTGAAACAGTGTCACCTTGAAGTTCGAGATTATATTTCCTATTTAAGGGATGAGCATCAATCTGAGAATATAATTGGTGCTATTGAGCAAATGTTGAATAGGGTTAAAAAAACGACAGGAATTAACGTTGACTTTCATTGTAGAGGACACGTTGTAGAAGAGATTGTAAATATAGAAGAGGTTATTTATAGGGTAATTGAAGAAGCGGTTAACAATAGTTTGAAACATGCAACTCCTTCTCATATAGATGTGAATCTCGAAGTGACAATGGTGCAGTGGACAATTAAAGTCAAAGATAATGGTAAAGGAATGGATCAAAAGATTGTCAGCACGTCAACTAAAGAGAGCTTTGGAATGATTGGCTTATACGAACGAGTTGAAAGTGTAGGAGGCAACTTATTTATTCGCTCACAAAAAGGACAAGGGACGGAAATTGTAGCAATAATACCAAGAGGGAGGATACAAGCATTTGTATAA
- a CDS encoding signal peptidase I, whose protein sequence is MIKKVFGFIFTVIVLLFIGAAWMLHILSDDKSHNPVFGYQPLIILSNSMMPEFKASDMIIIRESETIKEGDIITFRADQNLVTHRVIDLEGEYFETKGDNNAYPDGELVHMSSVLGVHQMTIPNFGKISSFIASPIGMISFVITPLLLVFIIEIFRRLFPSTNKTN, encoded by the coding sequence ATGATCAAAAAAGTATTCGGTTTTATTTTTACTGTGATTGTTCTACTTTTTATCGGAGCTGCTTGGATGCTCCACATACTAAGCGATGACAAGAGTCACAACCCAGTCTTTGGTTATCAACCTTTAATTATTCTGTCAAATAGTATGATGCCAGAGTTTAAAGCTAGTGACATGATCATCATTAGGGAATCTGAAACCATTAAGGAAGGTGATATCATAACATTTCGGGCAGATCAAAACTTAGTAACACATAGAGTTATAGATCTGGAAGGTGAATACTTTGAGACAAAGGGTGACAACAATGCATACCCAGATGGAGAGCTTGTACATATGTCCTCAGTGTTAGGCGTTCATCAAATGACAATACCTAACTTCGGAAAGATTTCATCGTTTATTGCTTCACCCATTGGGATGATCTCATTTGTAATTACACCGTTATTGTTAGTATTTATTATCGAGATTTTCAGAAGGTTATTTCCTTCGACAAATAAAACAAACTAA
- a CDS encoding DUF58 domain-containing protein — protein MRGQAFRNAKSITKIVMIGLVLVISYVYAMFQGGFVSWFLLLSVVATIMITVLMALSTLKGFKVERHLSGQRLKSGDTLGVEVIVKKHRLHPFFYVSVEDQVPEAGQVQFHKALFFFSFAKELRFQYKIKNVKRGEHQWQETELVFGDLLGIFERRVRVHHDSSFLVYPTYAELDQLPETMGTHVKEGMKSHMGGEEERSLAGVRGYVPGDRMTSIDWKQSARTSKLMTKEFETYQHEGVVILFDPYLKRGSEAVFERSITLAASLTATAVKINPRVTFSIRTSNWKSYDVSRHQMHQVLHLLAKVKRSDVALPSIHRKYREWKGKTVYVVCAELDEDMISAFEVMKKQQVTVQVCLVGEGHYDFGSLQELRRKGIFPQEIRMSHI, from the coding sequence GTGAGGGGACAAGCCTTCCGCAATGCCAAATCGATAACTAAAATAGTTATGATTGGATTGGTTTTAGTTATTTCTTATGTGTACGCCATGTTCCAAGGGGGATTTGTGAGCTGGTTTCTTCTTTTAAGTGTTGTTGCGACGATTATGATAACTGTGTTGATGGCTTTGAGTACTTTAAAGGGATTTAAGGTGGAACGCCACTTATCCGGCCAACGTTTAAAGTCGGGAGATACGCTTGGTGTAGAAGTTATTGTGAAAAAACATCGGCTTCATCCGTTTTTTTATGTGAGCGTGGAAGATCAGGTGCCAGAAGCAGGGCAAGTTCAGTTCCACAAAGCTTTGTTTTTCTTTTCGTTTGCTAAAGAACTTCGTTTTCAATACAAAATTAAAAATGTTAAACGAGGCGAGCATCAATGGCAAGAGACAGAACTCGTTTTTGGTGATTTACTTGGCATTTTTGAAAGGAGAGTGCGAGTACATCACGATTCTAGTTTTCTAGTCTACCCAACTTACGCAGAGCTAGATCAGTTACCGGAAACGATGGGGACTCATGTAAAAGAAGGGATGAAATCTCATATGGGTGGTGAGGAAGAAAGGTCACTTGCAGGTGTTCGTGGCTATGTACCAGGTGATCGAATGACAAGCATTGACTGGAAGCAATCAGCTAGAACATCAAAATTGATGACAAAGGAATTTGAAACATACCAACATGAGGGTGTCGTCATTCTGTTTGATCCTTATTTAAAACGTGGAAGTGAAGCGGTTTTTGAACGATCCATCACACTTGCGGCCTCGCTCACTGCTACAGCGGTGAAAATCAACCCCAGAGTAACATTTTCAATTAGGACAAGTAACTGGAAATCTTATGATGTATCGCGACATCAGATGCATCAGGTCCTCCACCTGTTAGCAAAGGTTAAACGTTCAGACGTTGCATTGCCATCTATCCATAGGAAGTATCGTGAGTGGAAAGGGAAGACGGTATATGTCGTTTGTGCAGAGCTAGATGAGGACATGATCAGTGCCTTTGAAGTGATGAAGAAACAACAAGTGACTGTTCAAGTATGCTTAGTGGGTGAAGGTCATTATGATTTTGGTAGTTTACAAGAGCTCAGGCGAAAAGGAATCTTTCCACAAGAGATTCGCATGAGTCATATATAG
- a CDS encoding HD-GYP domain-containing protein, which translates to MDTYDQGMKVRGDLILGGLACLMSLGVLSSIILFTMHRTEYAWTMLIGFTFAGLFHWVFFILHRQFNKEKTYYQHLTAGTVFLLFFLVTVYNPLSYSEMWVYLLFYPIILGLLESKKVYITWSTIFLAFYFIFLFLDPTQVGWVIENALSILSRLLFGVGSVVVGYLMVMNSSVVKTITIHDTETRSKEHVVYLLNTLVPIVETKTQTSRSEIEQASELMKKIVAHFPEERIHDWEIELLSLAHYVSRVQWPDYLFEKGDKLTSYEFKVVQDHCLLGVKLLGNFPAFSKIKEAFINHHERIDGSGYPFNLKEKDISTLSQILGIVETFLAMTKPRAYREEHSIEAVLKEIKEMSGRTYKKKVVEALVKVLETKSSVESERNVS; encoded by the coding sequence ATGGATACGTATGATCAAGGAATGAAAGTTAGAGGAGATCTCATACTAGGCGGATTAGCTTGCCTTATGAGCCTTGGTGTTCTTTCAAGCATTATTTTATTTACCATGCATAGAACAGAATATGCGTGGACGATGCTGATTGGCTTCACGTTTGCTGGGTTATTTCATTGGGTATTTTTCATTCTACATAGACAGTTTAATAAGGAAAAAACTTACTACCAACACTTAACAGCGGGTACCGTCTTTCTTCTCTTTTTTTTAGTTACAGTATACAATCCATTGAGTTACTCCGAAATGTGGGTTTATTTACTTTTTTATCCAATCATTCTTGGTTTATTGGAAAGCAAAAAAGTATATATTACCTGGAGTACAATTTTTCTTGCTTTTTACTTTATTTTTTTGTTTTTAGATCCTACTCAAGTTGGTTGGGTAATTGAAAATGCGTTGAGTATCTTAAGTCGCCTCCTCTTCGGTGTAGGAAGTGTAGTTGTAGGCTATCTAATGGTTATGAATTCTTCAGTAGTTAAGACTATAACTATTCACGATACAGAAACACGAAGTAAAGAGCATGTTGTGTATTTATTAAATACATTAGTACCTATTGTAGAAACGAAAACGCAAACGTCGCGTAGTGAGATTGAACAGGCATCAGAGTTAATGAAGAAAATAGTAGCACATTTCCCTGAAGAGAGAATACATGATTGGGAAATTGAATTATTATCACTTGCTCATTATGTTAGTAGGGTTCAGTGGCCAGATTATTTATTTGAGAAAGGTGACAAGCTAACAAGTTATGAGTTTAAAGTTGTTCAAGATCATTGCTTACTAGGTGTAAAGCTACTTGGAAACTTTCCTGCTTTTAGTAAAATTAAGGAAGCTTTTATCAACCATCATGAACGTATTGATGGATCTGGATATCCCTTTAATTTAAAAGAAAAAGATATTTCAACCTTGTCACAAATTTTAGGTATAGTCGAGACATTTTTAGCAATGACAAAGCCGAGGGCATATCGCGAAGAGCATTCAATAGAAGCTGTTCTCAAGGAAATTAAAGAAATGAGTGGAAGAACATATAAGAAAAAAGTTGTAGAAGCGTTAGTAAAAGTACTAGAAACTAAAAGCTCAGTAGAGAGTGAGCGAAATGTAAGTTAA
- a CDS encoding response regulator: protein MYNLIIADDHQIVRDGLKLIIESHGDYNIIAEASNGDELLSMTLELNPDLVLSDLKMPGNSIITNCPIMKENNPNVKVMVLTAYDDSEDIYNALDAEVDGYIMKDTPPEQILTTIQMVLMGISCFQPKVNARKNHEKQEEKNELNLTQREKEIFNNIVDNLSNQEIAEKLFISKATVKTHVSSILRKTGQPNRSQAVLYAIKQNLVNVQM, encoded by the coding sequence TTGTATAATTTAATTATAGCTGACGATCACCAAATCGTTCGGGATGGCTTAAAGCTAATAATAGAAAGTCATGGTGATTATAACATCATAGCCGAAGCGAGTAATGGTGATGAACTTCTTTCGATGACACTAGAACTAAATCCTGATTTAGTCTTGTCAGATTTAAAAATGCCCGGAAATTCAATAATTACAAACTGCCCCATTATGAAAGAAAATAACCCTAATGTTAAGGTAATGGTGTTAACAGCATATGATGATAGTGAAGACATTTATAATGCATTAGATGCTGAAGTTGATGGCTATATCATGAAAGATACGCCTCCAGAGCAAATATTAACTACAATTCAAATGGTATTGATGGGAATATCATGTTTCCAGCCAAAAGTAAATGCTAGAAAAAATCATGAGAAACAGGAAGAAAAAAATGAATTAAATTTAACCCAACGTGAGAAAGAAATCTTCAATAATATTGTAGATAATTTGAGTAATCAGGAAATTGCTGAGAAGCTCTTTATATCAAAAGCAACGGTGAAAACTCACGTAAGCAGTATTTTAAGAAAAACTGGACAACCAAATCGCTCTCAGGCCGTTCTTTATGCTATTAAACAGAATTTAGTGAATGTCCAAATGTAG
- a CDS encoding lmo0937 family membrane protein yields MLWTVLVVLFVLWLLGFAFEVGGGLIHLLLVVALVVFVLQLLTGRRA; encoded by the coding sequence ATGTTATGGACAGTATTAGTGGTATTATTCGTATTATGGTTACTTGGATTTGCATTTGAAGTTGGTGGAGGACTTATTCACTTATTGTTAGTTGTGGCATTAGTTGTCTTCGTTCTTCAACTCTTAACAGGCAGAAGAGCATAA
- a CDS encoding sulfurtransferase, which translates to MRKVIIFVSLCIVASLWPVGVSAKEVVYLNHELLVQAKELARKLNESTLIIVDLREEGYQEGHIPGAIHLDVNELVDPTHPIDGYLIRPESFEQLMSQLGVGNHDEVIVYDDGRDTAATRMFYALELYGHQNVKVLNGGYKAWLAASGDEETGTIIPKETNFKVKSTLPLEVDKDYVQSAMNQPGKVLLDVRSHDEYTGKDVRAKRGGHIPSAVNLEWNKVLTDGDVPVFKSAQEIEELLQEIGVNREIETIIYCQKAMRASHMYFTLRLLGFGQLKMYEGSWEEWGNDPDTPITEMQSM; encoded by the coding sequence ATGAGGAAAGTAATTATATTTGTTAGTCTGTGCATCGTTGCATCTTTATGGCCAGTTGGAGTGAGCGCTAAAGAAGTAGTTTACCTAAATCATGAATTGCTCGTACAAGCAAAAGAACTAGCAAGAAAGCTAAATGAATCGACATTGATTATAGTCGACCTCAGAGAAGAGGGCTATCAAGAAGGTCATATTCCAGGCGCTATTCATTTAGATGTCAATGAACTAGTGGACCCTACCCATCCAATTGACGGTTATTTAATTCGACCAGAATCTTTTGAGCAGTTGATGAGTCAATTAGGAGTAGGAAATCATGATGAGGTAATCGTCTACGATGACGGAAGAGATACAGCGGCAACGAGGATGTTTTATGCATTAGAGCTATACGGTCATCAGAACGTTAAAGTGTTAAATGGAGGCTATAAAGCTTGGTTAGCAGCTAGTGGCGATGAAGAAACGGGGACAATTATACCTAAAGAAACTAATTTTAAAGTGAAGAGTACGTTACCACTTGAAGTCGACAAAGACTATGTTCAATCAGCTATGAACCAACCTGGTAAAGTACTCCTTGATGTACGTTCGCATGATGAGTACACAGGAAAAGATGTTCGCGCAAAGCGAGGAGGTCATATTCCTTCTGCGGTTAACCTTGAATGGAACAAAGTACTAACAGATGGTGATGTGCCCGTATTTAAATCAGCGCAAGAAATTGAAGAGTTATTGCAAGAAATAGGAGTGAATAGAGAAATAGAAACGATCATCTACTGTCAGAAGGCGATGCGAGCGTCGCATATGTATTTCACGTTAAGATTGCTTGGTTTTGGACAACTAAAAATGTACGAAGGGTCATGGGAAGAGTGGGGGAATGATCCTGATACACCTATTACAGAAATGCAGTCGATGTAG
- a CDS encoding transglutaminase family protein yields MYGLSFILLLEWLWPVPYVTDTGFLHVFVMMTAAFFIITFLQLRVYFSLPLKVVAIIFGLFYVFVEGPLLSMEWVSWLLADFLTNIGFVMSGQWDAMTDVFRSFLFFALLAIMSYLLFYWTVYARRILFFLVFTVIYITVIDTFTVYDATYAIIRIFIIGCLLLGFVTLYRMIEKDRWNNVPAWLPVRIASLLLVLIAVAGAIGFLAPKPEPQWSDPIPYVKAALGIDDPSGQGGGEGVQRIGYGDNDEELGGGFVDDQTPLFYAAVEEGRYWRGETKDFYTGRGWEVTTPPTPAGEMSIDDLQSGGATFTLGRTEVAFADEASRNYPHLFYPGTLLSETVNEETEIIRDLFTERADTFRNEGSIELVNYSIEYANPTFDIEGLRSADEEESMEIVDYYTQLPGDLPDRVHELAAQLTEDQETRYDQVRAIEAYFQSPEFTYETQDVPVPQEDEDYVDQFLFETQRGYCDNFSTSMVVLLRSNDIPARWVKGFTEGEPVDTLEDDRDVYQVTNGNAHSWVEVHFPGVGWVPFEPTRGFDATYEFVETEEEGSEEEDATEEGEEEDTEVEDAFAHLEDSGSESTSGSSDESNSSFSITNFLFLISLVGLALLGVKGRKRIVGWFTLLYFSKKAETEATFLEAYVKLMWFIGFIGYKRQNGETLREYAIRIDLLLGGTDMMTMTEEYERIYYGKKASNESWGIYRKNWIRVVKQINS; encoded by the coding sequence TTGTATGGTTTAAGTTTTATCTTATTACTTGAATGGCTTTGGCCGGTGCCTTATGTAACTGATACAGGATTTTTGCATGTCTTTGTGATGATGACGGCTGCGTTTTTTATTATCACCTTTTTACAGTTACGAGTTTACTTTTCATTGCCTCTAAAAGTAGTAGCGATCATATTTGGGCTATTTTATGTTTTTGTAGAGGGCCCGCTTCTCTCCATGGAATGGGTAAGCTGGCTGCTAGCTGACTTTTTGACAAACATCGGCTTTGTCATGTCTGGTCAATGGGATGCGATGACCGATGTGTTTCGAAGCTTTCTGTTTTTTGCTTTGCTTGCCATTATGAGTTACCTTCTATTTTATTGGACGGTCTATGCACGGCGGATTCTTTTCTTTCTCGTGTTTACGGTCATTTATATAACTGTTATTGATACTTTCACTGTTTACGATGCAACGTATGCCATCATCCGCATTTTTATTATTGGATGCTTGTTGCTTGGGTTCGTCACTCTTTATCGCATGATCGAAAAAGATCGTTGGAATAATGTGCCGGCTTGGTTGCCCGTGAGAATAGCCTCTTTGCTGTTAGTACTCATTGCGGTAGCAGGAGCGATAGGATTTCTAGCTCCTAAGCCAGAACCACAGTGGTCGGATCCAATTCCTTATGTCAAAGCCGCGTTAGGAATAGATGATCCTTCAGGCCAAGGCGGGGGAGAAGGTGTTCAGCGAATTGGTTACGGTGACAATGATGAAGAACTCGGTGGGGGATTTGTCGACGACCAAACACCGCTTTTCTATGCGGCGGTGGAAGAAGGGCGATATTGGCGAGGTGAGACAAAGGATTTTTATACAGGTAGAGGATGGGAAGTAACCACTCCACCAACGCCAGCGGGCGAAATGAGTATAGACGATCTTCAGTCGGGTGGAGCAACATTCACGCTAGGGCGAACAGAGGTAGCCTTTGCTGATGAAGCATCACGGAATTATCCTCATCTCTTTTATCCAGGTACGCTGTTATCAGAAACGGTGAATGAAGAGACGGAAATTATTCGTGATTTGTTTACAGAGAGAGCAGATACATTTCGTAACGAAGGATCAATTGAACTTGTGAATTATTCAATTGAGTATGCAAATCCTACGTTCGATATTGAGGGACTACGATCTGCTGATGAAGAAGAAAGTATGGAGATTGTCGATTACTATACGCAACTACCAGGTGATTTGCCAGATCGTGTCCATGAGCTAGCTGCGCAGTTAACTGAAGATCAAGAAACACGATATGATCAGGTAAGAGCGATTGAAGCGTATTTTCAGAGTCCTGAATTCACGTATGAAACACAAGATGTTCCTGTACCTCAAGAGGATGAAGACTATGTTGATCAATTCTTATTCGAAACGCAAAGAGGATATTGTGATAACTTTTCTACTTCAATGGTTGTCCTCCTTCGGTCTAACGACATTCCTGCTAGATGGGTAAAAGGATTTACTGAAGGTGAGCCGGTCGATACGCTAGAAGATGACCGAGATGTCTATCAAGTGACGAATGGAAATGCTCATTCATGGGTTGAAGTGCATTTCCCAGGTGTAGGATGGGTACCGTTTGAGCCAACGAGAGGTTTTGATGCGACTTATGAATTTGTTGAGACAGAAGAAGAGGGTTCAGAAGAGGAAGATGCGACGGAAGAAGGGGAAGAAGAGGACACAGAAGTAGAGGATGCTTTCGCTCACTTAGAGGATTCAGGATCAGAGTCAACTAGCGGTTCAAGCGATGAGTCGAATTCGTCGTTTTCGATCACGAACTTCTTATTCTTAATAAGTTTAGTGGGGCTAGCCTTGTTAGGTGTGAAAGGTCGAAAAAGAATTGTTGGGTGGTTTACTTTACTCTACTTTAGTAAAAAGGCAGAAACGGAAGCTACCTTTTTAGAAGCATACGTTAAGTTAATGTGGTTCATTGGATTTATTGGATATAAGCGCCAAAATGGGGAGACACTTAGAGAATATGCGATTCGAATCGACCTTCTCCTTGGCGGTACGGATATGATGACAATGACTGAAGAATACGAGCGGATTTACTATGGTAAGAAGGCTTCAAATGAGAGTTGGGGAATTTACAGAAAAAACTGGATTCGAGTAGTAAAGCAAATCAATTCTTGA
- a CDS encoding futalosine hydrolase encodes MSIDATILIVVAVEAEKDAILRGLNREQDNVDVLVAGVGIASSAAKTSQKLAERSYSHVVSAGIAGGFIERAPVGSVVVSSEIIQADFGADSEEGFLPIEELGFGSSIILVQAETQDRLVQALEERKVTVTSGQILTLSTVTGTQYATDQLNKRYPLAVAEAMEGFGVATAASLYNIPVLEVRTISNPIGPRDREAWKIKDALDQLEIVSKTIVEVLR; translated from the coding sequence ATGAGTATTGATGCAACTATATTAATTGTCGTAGCCGTAGAAGCTGAGAAAGATGCCATACTAAGAGGGTTAAATAGGGAGCAAGACAATGTGGACGTTTTAGTGGCTGGTGTTGGCATTGCTTCATCAGCAGCAAAGACCTCTCAAAAGCTAGCTGAACGTTCCTATTCACATGTCGTGAGTGCAGGTATAGCGGGTGGATTTATAGAACGAGCGCCAGTTGGGAGTGTCGTTGTTTCAAGTGAGATCATTCAGGCCGATTTTGGGGCGGATTCAGAAGAAGGGTTTCTTCCAATAGAAGAATTGGGATTTGGTAGCTCTATAATCTTAGTTCAGGCAGAAACACAGGACCGTCTCGTACAAGCATTAGAAGAAAGAAAGGTCACGGTCACAAGTGGACAGATCCTTACGCTATCCACGGTAACAGGCACACAGTATGCAACGGATCAATTAAACAAAAGGTATCCACTAGCCGTTGCTGAGGCGATGGAAGGGTTTGGTGTGGCGACCGCCGCGTCTCTGTATAACATACCGGTGTTGGAAGTAAGGACAATTTCAAACCCAATTGGACCACGTGATAGAGAAGCGTGGAAGATCAAGGATGCGCTTGACCAATTAGAAATAGTAAGTAAAACCATTGTGGAGGTGTTAAGATGA